A part of Caretta caretta isolate rCarCar2 chromosome 1, rCarCar1.hap1, whole genome shotgun sequence genomic DNA contains:
- the CSNK1E gene encoding casein kinase I, with product MELRVGNKYRLGRKIGSGSFGDIYLGANIATGEEVAIKLECVKTKHPQLHIESKFYKMMQGGVGIPSIKWCGAEGDYNVMVMELLGPSLEDLFNFCSRKFSLKTVLLLADQMISRIEYIHSKNFIHRDVKPDNFLMGLGKKGNLVYIIDFGLAKKYRDARTHQHIPYRENKNLTGTARYASINTHLGIEQSRRDDLESLGYVLMYFNLGSLPWQGLKAATKRQKYERISEKKMSTPIEVLCKGYPSEFSTYLNFCRSLRFDDKPDYSYLRQLFRNLFHRQGFSYDYVFDWNMLKFGAARNPEDMDRERREHEREERMGQLRGSATRALPPGPPAGATANRLRNVAEPMASTPAARIQQSGNTSPRAISRVDRERKVSMRLHRGAPANVSSSDLTGRQEVSRISASQTSVPFDHLGK from the exons ATGGAGCTCCGAGTGGGGAACAAGTATCGGCTGGGCCGAAAGATTGGCAGTGGCTCCTTTGGAGACATTTACCTGG GTGCCAATATTGCCACTGGGGAAGAAGTTGCCATCAAATTGGAATGTGTTAAAACCAAGCATCCCCAGCTCCACATCGAGAGCAAGTTCTACAAGATGATGCAGGGAGGAG TGGGTATTCCCTCCATTAAAtggtgtggggcagagggtgaCTATAATGTGATGGTGATGGAACTCCTGGGACCCAGCCTGGAGGATCTCTTCAATTTCTGCTCCCGCAAGTTCAGTCTCAAGACTGTTCTGCTCCTGGCAGACCAGATG ATCAGCCGTATAGAGTACATTCATTCCAAGAACTTTATCCACCGGGATGTGAAGCCAGACAATTTCCTCATGGGGCTTGGCAAAAAGGGCAACCTTGTGTACATAATCGACTTTGGCCTGGCCAAGAAGTACCGAGACGCCCGGACCCACCAGCACATCCCCTACCGGGAAAACAAGAACCTGACTGGCACGGCCCGCTACGCCTCCATCAACACCCACTTGGGAATTG aaCAAAGTCGCCGTGATGACCTGGAGAGCTTGGGCTACGTGCTCATGTACTTCAACCTGGGTTCGCTGCCCTGGCAGGGCCTCAAGGCTGCCACCAAGCGCCAAAAGTATGAGCGTATCAGTGAGAAGAAGATGTCAACACCCATTGAGGTGCTCTGCAAAGGGTACCCTT ctgagtTCTCCACCTACCTCAATTTTTGCCGCTCACTGCGGTTTGATGACAAACCTGACTACTCGTACCTGCGGCAGCTCTTCCGTAACCTCTTCCACCGCCAGGGCTTCTCCTACGACTATGTCTTCGACTGGAACATGCTCAAATTT GGAGCAGCCCGAAATCCTGAGGACATGGATCGGGAGCGGCGAGAGCATGAGCGAGAAGAGAGGATGGGGCAACTCCGGGGTTCCGCCACACGGGCGCTGCCACCCGGCCCCCCTGCTGGAGCCACAGCCAACCGCCTTCGCAACGTTGCCGAGCCCATGGCCTCCACGCCCGCTGCCCGAATCCAACAGTCcg GAAACACGTCCCCCAGGGCGATCTCACGGGTGGACAGGGAGCGGAAGGTCAGCATGAGGTTACACAGGGGAGCTCCTGCCAACGTCTCTTCCTCCGACCTCACAGGGCGGCAAGAGGTGTCACGGATTTCAGCGTCACAG ACGAGCGTGCCATTTGATCACCTTGGGAAGTGA